The Silene latifolia isolate original U9 population chromosome Y, ASM4854445v1, whole genome shotgun sequence sequence AAATAAGTTTGCAAATCCCAAAACTTTAAACATGTTGCATTTCACGTCTATTTTGGCGTGGTAGGTGTAGCAATGACGCTTTCCAAAAGTATTGTTGCAAAACGCAAGTGTTGAAATGCAGTTGTTTCCGAATCTGGTTTCTTTAAGTGGTTTTCCTGCACATTCAACAATCGGCAGTTTTCCCAAAAGTTTAGAACATTTTGCTTCATGACTTGTGATTTGACAGGTAATGCTAAGGTGTTTATAGGTAGCAGTGCCTTATATCAGGTACTCACCGCACCTGTCACAAGTTCCTACATGTCTACGCATTGTCTGTTGAATCGGCTAAATTTTCAAACTATGAAAAACTAAAGTGTACCTGTCATCATGCCTTAATCCCGGCTCTTCTCAACATCTCAAAGGAGATGATGTTTTTGATGTTGAGTCTGTCACCTCCATCTTCATTTTCCCCATTAAGAACTTTACATTGCTTTGCTGTTCTGGCCCTTGAAAGAGCTACGTACAAGTGTCCGTGGGAGAAACATGGTTTTGGCAAATAAACACCGAAACGTTGCAATGTCTGCCCCTGTGCTTTGTTTATTGTCATAGCAAAACTAAGTTTAATTGGGAACTGTTTCCTCTGGAAATTAATTGGATATTTTGATCCCTTCGATGGCTTAAGGGTGATTCTTGGAAGGAACACCCGTTCGCCAGCGTAAAAACCTGTGGAAATTTCACACTCGATCATATTTGGGAAGAAGGCCTTGCAAATAAGGCGTGTCCCATTACACAACCCTGCAGCCGGATCAATGTTTCTTAGCAAGATTACAGGTGAATTTTTCTTGACCACAAGCTCATGCGAAGTCATTCCAGGGGGGCAGAGTGTATTTAGAAACTCAGCGGGGTATACATTGGAACTGTCGTCTAGAACCGTGTCAAAGCTCTTGTAAGTGTATCCATCCCCAGGAAATTTATCTATCAACAATTTGTTGATTGCATCAACATCAGCATTCCGTGGTGTAAGTATTGCTCGGTCATTGAAAATTTCTGGGCTGAATGTAACCTGCCTAACCTCGGGGAAAACATTGTCCACCAGATCCTGGAGAGGACACGAGCCCCCTGTTGGCTGTAAAATCAGTTCTGGGGGTAGTGTCACATACCCGTTGTCAGTGGCTTGCAAGTCTCCGTTGCCAAGTTTCAGTAGAAAGTCCGAGAATTCTGGGTCTGCACGTGCTCTGATATTTTCTGTGAGCTTAAATTTTTGAAGGCAAGGCCAGATCTCAGAACTTACTATGCTAGCATCAACGCACTCTTGTTGGGTACGTCGTGGTAAAATAGGTAGTACCTGTCGGAAATCGCCACCAAAGACCACAATTTTCCCTCCAAACAATCCATTGCTACTGCAAACATCCTGGAGTAGCAAATTTACTGCTTGTATTTCTCTTTCTTTGCCATTGAAGCCTCATCCCAAATTATTAATGAAGCTTCTCTTAGTAAGCAAGCTAGACATCCCTGTTTAGGAACATCGCAAGTCAATGATTCATCAATTTCTAGTGGTATTTTGAACCGAGAATGACAGATTCTGCCAGTAGGTAAATTGGATGCGGCAATTCCTGATGTTGCGGTCGGCAAGCATATTTTACCCATTGACCTGACCTTTGTATATAGTGCACCGTATAAGAATGTTTTGCCGGTCCCACCTGGTCCGTCTATGAAAAAGGCTCCGGGCTTATTGTTTTTGACATGGTACATTATCGCTTTATAAGCAACTCGTTGCCCGACATTTAAATATTTTCTAGAAGCTAGTTGTTCAAGAGGCACAGGAGCATTAAGGGCGTCAGTGATATCACGTGTACTGTGTAGTACAACGTCCTCTTCAAAATGTAAGTGTGAGAGGCCGAACATCTCAAACGTCTTCCCCATACCTTCTAAATACTGTTCCACTTTTGTGGCAGTCAGCATTAAGATCTTTTGTTCGTCATCcccaaatttttttttgaagtCCTCTGAGAGCGCTGGAAAATACTTTTCCCAGAAGGTTTTGGGATTATTTGGGCAGTTGAAAATCAGGATTGTGGCAAATAGCCTGCGTAGAGCATGGGGCATTTCCACCTGCGATGCCTCGTCCATGCAACTCTCCGCAACATTGTCTTCTTCAAGTAGGCCCCTCCTAAGAGCGGCTTCCTGAAACGATGCAGAAACGATGCCATTGACAGTTAACAAATCCTCAAACGACTTAGGCCCTCTCACATGGGTGAGCAGTACTCTGAGGTAGTAACGTTCCCCTTCACCAGGAGCAGCGTGTGCGACTCTTCCAATTGAAATACCTCGTTCCCTTGCTCTCCAACCCGTTCGGTTCCCTTCCCAAACAAAGTGCTCTGGAAATTCACTATAGAGGTATTTCCTTCACTCTTGGTTTTCAGCATTTGCTCGGAAAAATTGAGTCAGCATAGTCTTTGCCCTCTGCTCATCTGCAACAATTTCCTCTAACGATTCTGTATTTACAAACCTAATCAGTTGACTATTAGGTGTGTGCACAGGCAATGGCTGTACCGGTGGGTAAGTGTCAAAGAGATGGAATCCAAATATTCTCCATGCCGCTTCAGGTGGAGAGACCCACCTACCAGCCTGGTACCTCTCAATTTCATCAACAAATGTAGTTGTTTCTCCACCCGTAACGTTGAATGAAATTCTATCATGGCCTTTGTACACATATTTGTAAAGGTACTTAACTGCTTTGATAGTCGTGCATACTTCCACATTCATATGGCAGTCAAACATTGCAAGAAGGTAAGGGTTGTAAGGAATGACAGAGCGATTGTCCATGTTAGCCTTCCAGACAAGAATCGTCTCCCTAGTATACCTCCTTCTATACAATGGGTAACAGTCTTTGCCACTTTTTGTGTATTCTTGAAAGTTCTTGGGATAACCAGATTTACAGTACCTCTTCCTGTCCTTAGTTTTCATGCAAGCACAGTCTGGAAAGTCGTCCCCGCATGGGCCGTGCATCATATGCTTAATAACAGCAGCTCTCAGATGTGCGTTCTCTGGCGGAGGAATTTCTGCACTCACATATTTGTCAAAGCTTTCTGGATTTCTAATTTTATCATTTGTTTTGAGAATGATTAGGAAGTGTGCATGAGGCAGGCCGCGTTTTTGGAATTCAACGACGTGTATTATCGCTGCCACTTCCCCAAAAATTTTTTTCTTCATTATTTCCTTGCGAAGAGCTATTAATTTGGAATTGAAGATTCTGGAGACCAAATCTGGCCTATTTTGGGGAAGCTCACCATGTGCCAGCTCTGACTTGATCTCAGGCCAGTTTGGATTACACGTCATTGTCAAGAACAAATCAGGTTTGCCATATCTCTGCACAAGAGCCATTGCATTCAAATATCTCCGTCGCATATCACGTGGCCCTCCAAGAAAGGATGGCGGTAGAACCATCCTCTTTCCAACATTTGACGCGCTATTTTCGCCTAGCTCCAAAGTGTCTATAATGCCTTGATAGAGGTCTGCTCGAATTGCATCTTGGTTCAACCGGAAGAAGTCTAGCCTCGTATTCTCGATTTTCACATACATATCGACGATGAATTGTTGGAATAGCCTTCCACCTCTAAGAAGAAAGTTACCAGGTCGTATTTGAAACTTGTAAGCGTAGTATTCGCGGCACGATATGTACTTGTCCGCCCTTGTGTGTCTCCTAGCAGCGTCTGTAGAACATAGTAAAAATTAGTATGCTACATAGAAAATCCGGCGTAGGAGTTTAGACAGATATAATACATTACATGACTGTTTAAGGTCGATGTTCACACATGACTATTATACGCGTTACAATTTATTCAAAGACGATAGTAAACAaatccccccccccctctcttctAAAGAAAGGTGCCTGACATATTAAAATTAACCAGGGTGATTTTCGGTAGGGTTCCGTAAAACCTTAgctatttttttgaaaaaaaaaactcaaaacagCAGGAGTTTTAATCGGGGGAAAAAATTAAAACCcactgtttaggtcttttttacctaagtcgatttagggtcaatgtagtctatattcgttggttgattgtatgatgatttatatgtcaataagtaaacgggaaataaagtgcgcaatgtaaattgacacgtaagattttggtgacgcggaaaacccaatgtgggaacaaccgcgggagggacggtaccctgccaagtattgcactatatgaataggaggatgattacaatgataacgtttatgctaatcttCTTTGGCGTTAGGTATCGGCCTGCAAGATCTCGTATAGAGTATATTTGTGAATGGTATGCCGTGATGTGGTTGTCTTGAATATAATCTTGAATGAAtatatggatgagtgaatgaatgcccttcttgattttcttcctttgctatttatagggtgagaactctagatatgtcctactttgaatATGGAAAAGGAATATTacttccataaggacttctttccaaatccgaattcccttaccaattctccccgatctccctaacttctccctgacttctccctgacacccttttccttaacgcgggcaccttccacggtgggctcttgatccttctcaagcccatctccccttttcctgaccgcgggctcccttcctccttccctcttctttataatctttattttactaagtgggctttctttattacgctatttttagcccaaacagtttgccccaaatttcttgtgaaatACGCTTTCTAGTatcgaacaaggaatttacgtaactaAATGTTTAAAACCTTACGCCGCctttttactccttcccatgcaagccgcctttctcctctttctccgcacccaactccctctctcctctttataaccccaacgtctctcttccactctcattaatcactccaaatcatttcaaaaaactctcttctctcaaaccctcaatcttcttccctttaatctttatCGGCTTCACTGTTCCCTTTCCTGTCTTCATCACCAAGTAATCTATCTCCTTCCCtccttttaatcttcattttctctctccattATGGGCAAAACTCGACAGTCTTCGTCAACCTCGACGCCCTCCGACCGTAATCTCGACCctactttcccttctcggggacttttcaaACACCCACACGATTGTGACTCCGCCCTAACTCCGACCGACAttccgacgatcaagaacttgcttggtcttggtgatgaGGCTGAGATCGCAAATCCGAACCGGGACAGGACGAGAAGTCGACGCCCTCCGTCGGGATGGGTTTGCTTCTACGtgtacccgtttagatatggccttcgttttcctttctctaaactcgtccaagatttcatttttaccaacaatttcgccatggcacaaatctctgccaccatttggagagttcttctctactcTCTGGCCGCTGGTCGAATCGGCAAAGCTGTCACACCTGGGCGATCGGCCTATATGTACAACATCGGGTCCCCGGGCGGGGTCATTTCtccttccggggccgtggagaggctccttcaaacatgtgtcaaaatctcgcgatgagaaatggttcgaggacttcttctatgtgaggaaggactccatccgaCCTCCgccgattatattttcgagaaatgggttcgaCTTGAGTAAGTAGCTTTCTGCTACCTTATTTGTTTTATCTCgccgcttactagcttacttcatcgtcttcgtgcgcGGCCCCGCGACCTAACCCGTATCGGCGCAAGATCCTTGCAGCAAGCTATTCAATATTTCGAGTCTCGAGAAAATTCCCGGACACTGCTTCCGGTTTTTCACcgcttcttcctccaatcctcctcaatcagcccacaAAGCATGTCTTAAGTAAGGATTCTTTAACCACTTTTTTGAGGCCGTTCTTGATGATGTTTTAAGCATTCTCGCCGTCCGAGATGTGTATGCTTGCGGGTTCAAAAGTCGATCaactggaactcatcctccaaagtgctaaaagaaagagaccttcgcCAGCCccgatgtggcctctgcctccaagaggagtgctcctgccgcCTCTTTTCGGACTCCTCCTGCAGTTTCTAGTTCTGCTGCTCGCGTGCCCCTGGAGGTCGatccgttatctcgccatccgcctactcatCCTGCCAGTCCCCTTTCTTCTACTAGTGGGGGCAttattgctcatttcccagaaggctttgggaatgtggacaaggtgccgtactggccggagatcgatcagctgctcttccctcctgttgaggaaacgttttcggagttctcccagaggagatggctgaaaatgacgtgcacaacgccttcatggtaaatattcttcattTTCTACCTGTCTGTCCGCCTGTTTCTTGCTTAAATTCTGCCTCCCAACTCTTTTCTTCGACTTCGATTACCTATGCCCCGAGACTCTTGATGCACTCTAAATGataagatgatcaacatagtgcggaCCACCGGTCGTGCTACAGCGCCAAGAACCAGGAGCGAAGGAAACGGTTGCGAATCCGCACATCGCAGTCGGGTTGAttcgaaggagcgtgtggtggagccgAAGACCGAGCTTGctttgtcaccaagaagaagttgaaggaggagCGATCGGTGGCTCGAACCAGGCGGTGTGCGGCACTTTTCTAACTCTCGAAGCGATCGAGGAGAAGATcactgagctgatctccctggccaccaacgttgttgcatatgccacctggcggggaaagatcagcgaAATGTGTGCTGCACTCGAGGAGGCTCCTACCCAAAGTGAGCCATAGAAGAAGAGGAGAAGCATTTGGAGATGCTTTACCCCACCCAACCCGATTTGAGCGTCGATGCccgaggttggtgaggtgaattctctcTGCGTTGGCCGAGCAGCCGGGTCGGGGGTGATctttggaatgtcccaggatgtcGACGGAGACTGAGCTCGGGGAGCTATGGCGGCCGAGGATATGCTGTTTGGTGCGAAGACTCGAAATGAATGGTCGGCAGGAGAGGAGgtaccagaggtggaggtcattaatgtggaTCGAcaattaagtttttatgttttgataaacTTTTTGGCGATCCGAGAGAAAGGTGGCAGACCTTGTAAGTTTTTAAACTTGTTTTTGTGCTTGCTCCGCCAGGGTGGCGGcttaaacttggggccgtattttggccatattttgaaatgccccttgtcatagtttggcaacgTTTTAGTTTAAATATCGTGTGTTTGTTGtttattctccctgtttttagGAAGTGTGTGTCGTGTCGGTCTTTGATCGATTTAGGCGAGTCTTGTTACCCCGAGAAGGCTAACATTCGACTTTCTAGCTGCCTGTGTCACCTGATGGTGATTTAGGCGTatccgcaatgtaaggaggagtggccgtgttaACCTAGGGGGTGATTTGACCACTGGCCACTGAAAAGACGATCCAGGACCAAGCTATTGCTGCCGTGTCGGTAATTTGGTGATTTAGGCGTATCTGCAGCGAtttgtggactacttaaccttgttcatgacgcaaggtgtgttcgtctCGTTTATGCCAGCAggtggcgtcattgaggcaagtttatcgtcattctaggaccagatggagacgctgcaggattctggtagcgcagatatccctacgttccatgttcgtttttgcatgcatgctggggccctgattaagtgcgattagtgcgagctacgtccgggCGTGGTATCGGGGTATTTGGATAAGCGTATTCGGTGTCACcagctccctttcgtatgttccacagtccgtcctttggtgagggtgctccttgtggagaaagtaggttaggcatgttggagtgccatgtgccttgtcacccgcgTTGGCGGTTGACagtctgctagacatcctttcaaagtaccttAGATACgagaattcaaagtgatgtacttag is a genomic window containing:
- the LOC141626684 gene encoding uncharacterized protein LOC141626684, with the protein product MYVKIENTRLDFFRLNQDAIRADLYQGIIDTLELGENSASNVGKRMVLPPSFLGGPRDMRRRYLNAMALVQRYGKPDLFLTMTCNPNWPEIKSELAHGELPQNRPDLVSRIFNSKLIALRKEIMKKKIFGEVAAIIHVVEFQKRGLPHAHFLIILKTNDKIRNPESFDKYVSAEIPPPENAHLRAAVIKHMMHGPCGDDFPDCACMKTKDRKRYCKSGYPKNFQEYTKSGKDCYPLYRRRYTRETILVWKANMDNRSVIPYNPYLLAMFDCHMNVEVCTTIKAVKYLYKYVYKGHDRISFNVTGGETTTFVDEIERYQAGRWVSPPEAAWRIFGFHLFDTYPPVQPLPVHTPNSQLIRFVNTESLEEIVADEQRAKTMLTQFFRANAENQE